From Microcystis aeruginosa NIES-2549, a single genomic window includes:
- a CDS encoding N-acetylmannosamine-6-phosphate 2-epimerase translates to MRIETLKSGLIVSCQAPVESSLHDPVIIAAMAHACVDRGACGVRIDSPAHLKATRQQLPDIPIIGLWKRNYRDCSVYITPKYQDALAIADAGADIIALDATPRKRPNDENLATIIDRIHRETGKLVMADIDSIESAIYAVAAGADVVGTTLYGYTEATKHLQPPSFSFLEELVNKLSVPVICEGGISTPTEAKKALEVGAYSVVVGTAITGIDLKTTAFLQGILSKYS, encoded by the coding sequence ATGAGAATAGAAACCTTAAAATCGGGTTTAATCGTCTCCTGTCAAGCGCCAGTGGAGTCATCTCTGCACGATCCTGTAATTATTGCCGCCATGGCTCATGCTTGCGTGGATAGGGGTGCTTGTGGGGTAAGAATTGATAGTCCCGCTCATCTGAAAGCCACCCGTCAACAATTGCCGGATATACCGATAATTGGACTCTGGAAACGCAATTATCGCGATTGTTCGGTATATATTACGCCCAAATATCAAGATGCTCTCGCCATTGCCGATGCGGGTGCCGATATAATTGCCTTGGATGCTACCCCCAGAAAGCGTCCTAATGATGAAAATTTAGCCACAATTATCGATCGTATTCATCGGGAAACTGGTAAATTAGTCATGGCAGATATAGACTCGATCGAAAGTGCTATTTATGCCGTGGCAGCTGGTGCTGATGTTGTCGGTACAACTCTTTACGGTTACACAGAAGCAACTAAACATCTGCAGCCGCCGAGTTTTTCTTTCCTAGAAGAATTAGTTAATAAGTTATCAGTTCCTGTTATCTGTGAGGGAGGAATATCGACTCCAACAGAAGCCAAAAAAGCCCTAGAAGTTGGTGCCTATTCGGTAGTTGTTGGCACGGCAATTACAGGGATTGATTTAAAAACTACCGCTTTTTTACAAGGAATTTTATCAAAATATTCATGA
- a CDS encoding ribonuclease catalytic domain-containing protein, with protein MEKGTLVEFRVQGERRLGVIDRPEGKKDWIVIDQGGNPHKLRPQRFDYIVKGGPSNYREIGNFLREVQPYLDPSGLEVAWELLAGENQLVTPETMAEILFSDRGWQFCYAAHCLLSDDKVYFKNKGDGYEARSENQVEEIKHQLEVEKQRQREKSQFLQRIQQALASETVEWSESDRIRLESLEKFILQPEQKYPAAMEILSLLGRSQTPEAAFELLVDLKWWSSHENLFLRRSSYPVQFSKKVLDVARLNLLNPPADADVNNRLDLTHQKIYTIDDESTEEIDDGLSVEMLADGGHRLWIHIADPSRLVRPDDELDLEARRRSTSLYLPTGMVPMFPLELAAGPMSLVQGKLCPALSFGVILDETGAIADYRIHPSTIKPTYRLTYEDVDEMLHLDLQHEPEVKILNRWAKQRHAWRKSQGSINIQMPESSIKVKDNDEIIVELQEVSPSRQLVAEMMILAGEIAGRYCQEHEIPVPFRGQPQPELPPDEELILLPAGPVRSCALRRCMPRSEMTTIPNRHASLGLNTYSQVTSPIRRYTDLLTHFQLKAHLRGDQLPFTRDRMQEILYSVASSAQEATSVERQTNRYWSLEFLRRQGDQVWQALVLRWLREEENLGLILLEELGLELPHRFERSVSLGDRFQVQVSRADPHRDEIRFRELSGFVSSQAS; from the coding sequence GTGGAAAAGGGAACGCTGGTAGAATTTCGAGTGCAAGGAGAAAGGCGCTTAGGGGTGATCGATCGCCCAGAAGGTAAAAAAGATTGGATCGTCATCGATCAGGGGGGAAACCCGCATAAACTGCGTCCCCAACGCTTCGATTACATTGTCAAAGGAGGTCCGTCCAACTATAGGGAGATCGGCAATTTTCTGCGAGAAGTCCAACCCTATCTAGATCCTAGTGGTTTAGAAGTGGCCTGGGAATTATTAGCCGGGGAAAATCAGTTAGTCACTCCCGAAACCATGGCCGAGATCCTCTTTTCTGATCGCGGTTGGCAGTTTTGCTATGCAGCCCATTGTCTCTTGAGTGATGATAAAGTTTATTTTAAAAATAAAGGGGATGGTTACGAGGCCCGCTCGGAAAATCAGGTAGAGGAAATCAAACACCAGCTAGAGGTGGAAAAACAGCGTCAACGGGAAAAAAGCCAATTTCTCCAACGTATCCAGCAAGCCTTGGCCTCTGAAACGGTAGAATGGTCAGAAAGCGATCGAATTCGTCTGGAATCTCTAGAAAAATTTATCCTCCAACCCGAACAAAAATATCCAGCAGCCATGGAAATACTCTCCCTGCTGGGCCGTTCCCAAACCCCCGAGGCCGCTTTTGAATTGTTAGTCGATTTGAAATGGTGGAGTAGTCACGAAAACCTTTTCCTGCGACGCAGTTCCTACCCCGTTCAATTCTCGAAAAAGGTGCTTGATGTGGCGCGTCTTAATTTACTCAATCCCCCTGCGGATGCGGATGTCAACAATCGTCTCGATTTAACCCACCAAAAAATTTATACCATCGACGATGAAAGTACCGAGGAAATCGATGACGGATTATCGGTGGAAATGCTTGCGGATGGTGGTCATCGTCTCTGGATTCATATTGCCGATCCTAGCCGTTTAGTGCGTCCCGATGATGAATTAGACCTAGAAGCGCGTCGTCGCAGTACCAGTCTCTATCTTCCCACGGGAATGGTTCCCATGTTTCCCCTAGAGTTGGCCGCAGGTCCAATGAGTTTGGTACAGGGTAAACTTTGTCCTGCCTTAAGTTTTGGGGTAATCCTCGATGAAACAGGGGCGATCGCTGATTATCGTATCCATCCTAGTACAATTAAACCTACCTATCGCCTCACCTACGAAGATGTGGACGAAATGTTACATCTGGATCTGCAGCATGAACCGGAAGTGAAGATTCTCAACCGTTGGGCCAAACAACGCCACGCCTGGCGCAAATCTCAGGGATCGATTAACATCCAAATGCCAGAATCATCCATTAAGGTGAAGGATAACGACGAAATTATCGTAGAATTGCAGGAGGTTTCCCCATCTCGGCAATTAGTGGCGGAAATGATGATTTTAGCTGGAGAAATCGCCGGTCGCTACTGTCAGGAACACGAGATCCCCGTGCCTTTCCGGGGACAACCACAACCGGAATTACCCCCCGATGAGGAGTTAATTTTACTACCTGCGGGCCCTGTGCGTTCCTGTGCCTTGCGTCGCTGTATGCCGCGCAGTGAGATGACGACGATTCCTAACCGTCATGCTAGTCTGGGATTGAATACCTATTCCCAAGTAACTTCGCCAATTCGCCGTTATACTGACCTTTTGACCCATTTTCAACTAAAAGCCCATCTTCGGGGCGATCAACTGCCTTTTACCCGGGATAGAATGCAAGAAATTCTCTATAGTGTCGCTAGTTCAGCCCAGGAAGCCACCTCGGTGGAACGACAAACTAATCGTTATTGGAGTTTGGAATTTTTGCGACGACAGGGAGATCAAGTCTGGCAAGCTTTGGTGTTGCGCTGGCTGCGGGAAGAGGAAAATTTAGGCTTGATTTTATTGGAGGAATTGGGGTTAGAATTACCCCATCGTTTTGAGCGTTCAGTATCTTTAGGCGATCGCTTTCAAGTACAAGTTAGTCGCGCCGATCCCCACCGCGATGAGATCCGCTTCCGCGAGTTATCGGGTTTTGTCTCCTCCCAAGCAAGTTAA
- a CDS encoding inorganic diphosphatase, whose amino-acid sequence MDLSRIPAQPKPGLINVLVEITAGSKNKYEFDKDLNAFALDRVLYSSVQYPCDYGFVPNTLADDGDPLDGMVIMDQPTFPGCVITARPIGMLEMIDGGDRDEKILCVPAKDPRYAEVKSLKDVSPHRLDEIAEFFKTYKNLEKKVTEILGWKDVDAVTALVEQCIAAYK is encoded by the coding sequence GTGGATTTATCGCGCATTCCTGCCCAACCGAAACCCGGTTTAATTAACGTTTTAGTGGAAATTACCGCCGGTAGTAAGAATAAATACGAGTTTGATAAGGATTTAAACGCCTTTGCTCTCGATCGCGTTCTCTATTCTTCGGTACAATATCCCTGTGATTATGGTTTTGTTCCCAATACCCTCGCCGATGACGGCGATCCTTTAGATGGTATGGTGATCATGGATCAGCCTACTTTCCCCGGCTGTGTGATTACGGCGCGTCCCATTGGTATGCTAGAAATGATCGATGGTGGTGATCGCGATGAAAAAATTCTCTGTGTTCCCGCTAAAGATCCCCGTTATGCAGAGGTAAAATCTCTTAAAGATGTCTCTCCCCATCGCTTGGACGAAATCGCCGAGTTTTTCAAAACCTATAAGAATCTAGAGAAAAAAGTCACAGAAATTCTCGGTTGGAAAGATGTGGACGCAGTAACCGCTTTAGTTGAACAGTGTATTGCTGCTTATAAGTAA
- a CDS encoding PhoX family protein, whose amino-acid sequence MSISRRNFLTFLTATAGVSFFSLQEKKYSSLISSPAIAANSFGLNFAPVKLPIPLKIDGMSDESQKNAYQTYKVLDDLVLPQGFTSDVLAQWGDAVGDSRFGYNNDYLSFIETSAGQGYLTVNFEYISGRTWLQTFEQVIGKTLPVKEVREKTNEKGEIAAYRLQDASLKAKIEEISLEGLIDQGIGVISLAKDQTGKWQRTYSKADRRITGISGLKDGRYLKATGPAVAIFTKTDKLGYDDGLGAKIIGTFQNCAGGTTPWGTVFSAEENFQDQVTEVVLKDGSSLHPDTTPFILNSGEVDGRGNVFGLAGNKYGWMVEVDPANPDDYGTKHTWLGRFRHEAVAFLAQTGQPLAVYSGCDRRGGHIYKFVSEGKISDIKAKNNSKLLEKGMLYGAKFNPDKTGYWIPLNPDTEINPVLPSQIAASRGDGVVALPNPERTVNDNQLLLFKDDEEILAYKAKYKTLADLYEGNGTEKQGAILIDAHFAANAVGVTCTGRPEDTEVDENGTLYITFTSGSPSEAEGGADKEIFKGPNGEIPYEFGWIISLREDNNDAASLSFRWDVVAYGGEPTEKGEGFSNPDNLAFDKQGNLWMVSDISTGGLNREMKTRYPQGVPVSQRDLLGIFGNNSAWVFAKGQEHPYPFAIAPMDAELTGLYFTPDQETLFLAVQHPGEAGGIRRDLAFENRKFALKTTNGQEFEQIRQVPLGSNWPSGQVNQPPRPAVVAIRRIESK is encoded by the coding sequence ATGAGTATTTCTCGCCGTAATTTCCTCACCTTTTTAACTGCCACTGCTGGTGTCTCTTTTTTCAGTCTGCAAGAGAAAAAATATTCCTCTCTGATTAGCAGTCCTGCGATCGCTGCTAATAGTTTCGGCTTAAACTTTGCCCCAGTCAAACTGCCAATTCCCTTAAAAATTGACGGTATGAGCGATGAAAGCCAAAAAAATGCCTATCAAACCTATAAAGTCCTAGATGATCTCGTTCTTCCGCAAGGATTCACATCTGATGTGCTGGCCCAGTGGGGGGATGCAGTGGGTGATTCCCGTTTCGGTTATAACAATGATTATCTATCTTTTATTGAAACCAGTGCGGGTCAAGGTTATCTAACCGTTAATTTTGAATATATCAGTGGTCGTACTTGGCTACAAACCTTTGAACAAGTGATTGGTAAAACCCTACCCGTCAAGGAAGTACGAGAAAAAACCAACGAAAAGGGTGAAATTGCCGCCTATCGTCTGCAAGATGCCAGCTTAAAGGCAAAAATCGAGGAAATATCCCTAGAAGGCTTAATTGATCAGGGAATTGGCGTAATTTCCCTCGCTAAAGATCAAACGGGAAAATGGCAACGTACCTATAGTAAAGCCGATCGCCGCATTACCGGTATCTCTGGACTAAAGGACGGTCGTTACCTGAAAGCCACCGGTCCTGCTGTAGCAATTTTTACCAAAACCGATAAACTTGGCTACGATGACGGATTAGGGGCAAAAATTATCGGAACGTTTCAAAATTGCGCCGGGGGAACAACGCCTTGGGGGACCGTATTTAGTGCCGAGGAGAACTTTCAAGACCAAGTGACGGAGGTAGTGTTAAAAGATGGTTCCTCTTTGCATCCCGATACTACCCCCTTTATTCTCAATAGTGGGGAAGTGGATGGCCGGGGTAACGTCTTCGGGTTAGCGGGAAATAAATACGGTTGGATGGTGGAGGTGGATCCTGCCAATCCCGACGATTATGGCACAAAACACACTTGGTTAGGGCGTTTTCGCCATGAAGCGGTCGCTTTTCTCGCTCAAACGGGGCAACCCTTGGCGGTTTATTCAGGATGCGATCGCAGAGGCGGTCATATCTATAAATTTGTTTCCGAGGGCAAAATTAGCGATATTAAGGCGAAAAATAACTCAAAACTCCTAGAAAAAGGAATGCTCTACGGGGCGAAATTCAACCCCGATAAAACCGGTTATTGGATACCCTTAAATCCCGACACGGAGATAAATCCCGTCCTACCGAGTCAAATTGCCGCTAGTCGCGGGGATGGGGTGGTAGCCTTGCCAAATCCCGAAAGAACGGTCAATGATAATCAATTACTGCTATTTAAGGACGATGAGGAGATTCTAGCCTACAAAGCTAAATATAAGACCCTCGCAGACCTGTATGAAGGTAATGGGACGGAAAAACAGGGAGCAATTCTCATCGATGCTCATTTTGCCGCTAACGCCGTTGGGGTCACTTGTACTGGTCGGCCAGAAGATACGGAAGTGGACGAGAATGGCACTTTATATATAACCTTTACCTCTGGTAGTCCCAGTGAAGCGGAGGGAGGAGCCGATAAGGAGATATTTAAGGGACCAAATGGCGAAATCCCCTACGAATTTGGTTGGATTATCAGCTTAAGGGAAGATAACAACGATGCTGCTTCCTTAAGTTTTCGTTGGGATGTGGTCGCTTATGGAGGGGAACCGACAGAGAAAGGTGAGGGTTTTTCTAATCCCGATAACCTCGCTTTCGATAAACAGGGAAATCTCTGGATGGTTAGCGATATTTCTACGGGTGGGTTAAATCGAGAGATGAAAACTCGTTATCCCCAAGGGGTCCCGGTTAGTCAACGGGATTTATTGGGGATTTTTGGTAATAATAGCGCTTGGGTGTTTGCCAAGGGTCAAGAGCATCCCTATCCTTTTGCTATCGCTCCCATGGATGCGGAATTAACGGGATTGTACTTTACTCCCGACCAAGAGACGTTATTTTTGGCAGTACAGCATCCGGGGGAAGCGGGGGGAATTCGTCGAGATTTAGCCTTTGAAAACCGTAAATTTGCCCTTAAAACCACTAATGGACAGGAATTTGAACAAATACGACAAGTACCCCTAGGGTCGAATTGGCCTAGTGGTCAAGTTAATCAACCTCCCCGGCCGGCAGTGGTGGCGATTCGCCGAATTGAGTCAAAATAG
- a CDS encoding AI-2E family transporter — MVEVKVVPPKRNWIQTWWQSLNSLSRLLVIALAAPLVVLNVWALSAIFGYFESLFVILLIAAVLSFLLGYPVTWLERQGLKRGLAAIVVSLITILIFVAVGITLVPLVFTQAQQFVNRLPEWLDSGQRQLMQLDTKIDTMNLPIPISFDGLIAQFNSRLGAELQILAGRSVNLALNLTVFTVVRVLDVLLTIILTFYLLLHSPDIWRSIIQWLPKPVQQPFSLTLRLSFQNYFVGQVICATCMALGLVTAFLSIKVPFGLLFGLLIGTMALIPFGGTVGIVTVTALLALRDIGLALQVLAVAVVVQQIVENGIAPRILGSVTGLNPFWVLVSVLTGARVGGLLGVIVAVPMAVMIKEALEVIRQVTPEETKHGVIKPSLPLESESPSEVVSR; from the coding sequence ATGGTGGAAGTTAAAGTCGTTCCCCCGAAACGCAATTGGATTCAGACGTGGTGGCAATCCCTGAATTCCTTATCCCGCTTACTGGTGATTGCTCTAGCCGCACCACTTGTCGTCCTGAATGTCTGGGCATTATCGGCAATTTTTGGCTATTTTGAATCTTTATTTGTTATTTTACTGATAGCGGCCGTTCTATCTTTTCTCTTGGGTTATCCGGTGACTTGGTTGGAACGTCAGGGATTAAAACGGGGTTTAGCTGCGATCGTGGTTTCCCTGATCACGATTTTAATTTTTGTGGCCGTGGGAATAACCCTAGTTCCCCTAGTCTTCACCCAAGCGCAGCAATTTGTCAATAGATTGCCAGAATGGTTAGACTCGGGACAGCGCCAACTGATGCAACTAGATACCAAAATCGACACGATGAATCTACCGATTCCGATCAGTTTCGATGGTCTGATCGCTCAGTTTAACAGTCGTTTAGGGGCAGAATTGCAAATTCTAGCGGGAAGAAGCGTTAATTTAGCCCTTAATCTCACCGTTTTTACCGTGGTGCGCGTGCTTGATGTGCTGCTAACTATTATCCTCACCTTTTATCTGCTTCTCCACAGTCCCGATATCTGGAGGAGTATTATCCAATGGTTGCCCAAACCCGTCCAACAACCCTTTTCCCTAACTCTACGCTTAAGTTTTCAGAATTACTTTGTCGGACAGGTAATTTGTGCCACCTGCATGGCCCTGGGATTAGTCACGGCCTTTTTATCGATTAAAGTCCCTTTTGGTCTCCTATTCGGCCTTTTGATTGGCACCATGGCTTTAATCCCTTTTGGGGGAACTGTAGGCATTGTCACGGTGACAGCTTTACTAGCTTTGCGCGATATTGGTTTAGCTCTGCAAGTTTTAGCCGTGGCTGTAGTGGTGCAGCAAATTGTCGAAAACGGCATTGCTCCCCGGATTTTGGGCAGTGTCACCGGGTTAAATCCCTTTTGGGTGTTAGTCTCAGTCTTGACGGGGGCGCGAGTGGGCGGTTTACTGGGGGTGATTGTCGCGGTTCCCATGGCGGTAATGATTAAGGAAGCTTTGGAGGTGATCCGTCAAGTGACACCGGAGGAGACAAAACACGGGGTAATTAAACCCTCTCTCCCCCTGGAATCGGAATCCCCTAGCGAGGTGGTTTCTCGCTGA
- a CDS encoding DUF4164 family protein gives MSNETVTYSLEAVLTRIEGKIDNLQRDVTQKFDKIDERLTKLEIGQAEIKGELKGDIKALDERLTTEIKGLTARIAYQEFTNRGILIALVVAILGGAAKLFGFFPNP, from the coding sequence ATGTCTAACGAAACTGTAACTTATTCCCTAGAAGCCGTCTTGACCAGGATTGAGGGAAAAATAGATAACCTACAAAGAGATGTTACTCAAAAATTCGACAAAATCGATGAACGTCTCACAAAATTAGAAATCGGACAAGCCGAAATCAAGGGAGAGTTAAAAGGAGATATTAAAGCTTTAGATGAGCGATTGACCACGGAAATCAAGGGATTAACGGCACGGATTGCCTATCAGGAATTTACTAACCGGGGGATTTTAATCGCTTTAGTCGTCGCCATTTTGGGTGGTGCGGCTAAACTTTTTGGGTTTTTTCCTAATCCCTAG